The Acropora muricata isolate sample 2 chromosome 5, ASM3666990v1, whole genome shotgun sequence genome includes a window with the following:
- the LOC136917907 gene encoding protein dachsous-like, translating into MLDKQFCSFPYRNVCGLKTYRRLWYAVLLWTTVVFDFHPHCTNASLVSSFFISEGLPVGSLVGNLPHITFDNVLEVTPSEGTNDFQVDKSTRIITTNIILDRETIANYHITLLKNVPFALYSVYINVTDLNDNIPTFPQAVYHWTLFEGSPVKRTLQANDGDFGANATVGYSILSGNVGNMFMLREFRDRKGHLSAELALAAGKELDRETRDSYLLNISATDGGNPAQIGSTLLNITVGDINDHKPVFSNSSYSVNTLENSPRGTTILQVFATDKDIGSNAVIEYRVEHGSHSDPLFAFSADPKTGVIINNHILDFEDQRVYNIYVRAENPNSGMFTLARVAIHVVDQNDNKPTISVLFELSGRYQVFENAPIGTVVARIYVSDKDSGKNGEVDVTLEGGNGYFSARSDPANNVDIIAVAKNLDRETQERFILRIVAKDRGQPQQTSYDSFIANVGDINDNYPVFDQAVYGAVLSENVTIGTQVVRAEATDRDLATNAQLVYNISHSLPTDYYKTWFQIDSQTGQIKTAALLDREKVEQVVLNLTVSDLGVPPLSANCIVLINITDANDNNPSFSRAVYFATIAENKPIGTYVEQVSATDIDIGQNGEVRYSLDNQQGNVPFDVDSSTGIVSTAGLIDHELRSSYNLKIVATDGGGREAKCDVNVTVQDVNDNFPVIDPLAYDVKVYENLTIGDAITTIIAKDDDSGLFSRLTFSISSGNADSIFHVNPSSGLVTLLKALDREADDFHQFNVSAEDGGGLKSKNTALVQVTVLDINDEPPIFEASSYNFTIVENSPVNSILGSVFASSKDLGTNADIFYSVKSGDADNIFAINSSGTIFTQRNIDHEKDALLVLNIQAKDGGSPPLYGFANVTVTVIDLNDNSPSFLSNDIAINILEDTKVGEVFYNVSASDRDSGLFGQVQYTLLSNPNNTFQLDQYTGALSLTVPIDFEGPRHYTIQVLAQDGGSPPLNDTASFKFTVIDVNDHAPKFSNSTYSVHVMEGSVTGNILNVVATDADSGDNARISYSFQPGVDRTVFGLKPDGWIFIKHTLDRERQAVYRFGVTASDQGNPPKSSKANVVVHVDDANDNDPKFSQNQFFFPVAENKSNRTKVGQVSATDSDAGLNAKIVYSLVSQSPQFVIDPDTGIIRTNQVLDREVQASYDLMVEARDQGASPRTDKSKVTVVVKDVNDNSPTFRNRSYSQAVPEDIPLGSFVIRVVADDPDFGKNGEISYNLTSGHIVDKIAMFRIDRRTGEITTAQRLDREQIHRYILFVVAEDHGTPPKDHVVIVSVEVLDANDNPPRFVNNSFFVNVAEKLPVGTVVTTVTAKDIDAGNNGQVRYTIDQGNAGGSFGINDTSGVITLLKQLDYENKKKYQLRVEARDLGQNSRRSYLFVTVYVLDSNDNTPIFDKNPVTVALREGVPNYFNVTTIKAHDYDSGQNSRIWYSVDSQSPGPPKFKVNRETGVVQTVGPIDRESVDEYTLTIRATDQAFTESERLSSTLTVLIIVLDINDNKPDFVSPDRTFVLEDEPFGYPIITITSIDRDQGSNAEVRYSIVQGNSGIFSLDPNSGLLKLHGTLDYERKPTYILKISATDLGTPPQTSHQTLTIDLVDVNDNAPQFNQSLFLGNVYENEPVGTPVMNVTAHDPDSGSNGALSYNIPRGEVIPRFVIDPKSGLISTNSTLDREEKDVYILTVSASDNAFPFRVATCTVKITVLDTNDHSPVFNPTRLNLTVMENRAPFMFYVMSAQDPDVGRNGRLRYSLRSGNEDNKFTISEFTGELSTTAELDREKTPRYDLHVVASDITPPFYNSSAHVSVFVGDANDNRPSFLRASYDVNIRELTPINTAIFNVSAVDRDVGLNGEVVYSLSNKTFGIFRVDSRTGVIYTQRQFDFSVKQAYTFNCYATDRGVVPRRGSTEIRVLVIDENNHAPVFQRLPYSQQIQPSFPQGMRVLTVSATDQDSPSITQMSYRLIGNSSYFLLTSSGELQVKHGVYSIPNGTYVLNILADDGGGLSGRGVAEITVGPNMDNPPVFVNSTPANVSIPENSPNDHEVARVIATRSGSSSGIVYSIINGNDGSPFKINRQSGVVTVANTALLDFERLRYFRIQVIASLESILSPNAYLTLNVYLLDVNDNRPLFNPADISVQLAEDDALHSSGFNARTVVMVTATDLDSGSNQQITYELDSGNVNQRFAIDSKTGVITTTKLIDREVRPFYRLVVKATDHGNPPLSSTSDVSVNIVDVNDNIPSFSGPYTAEVVEDVKVGYVVKRVAASDRDASPNLVYSFSNGMSNKDLFHIDRSAGVVSVSDSLDYELTKSFVLNINVTDGTYQSQTTLTVNVKDVNDNAPRFLNSSYRATLSEDSAAGAFILRVSAVDKDSGTNGEITYAFVTDVPQFTIHADTGSIHTAQKIEVGAQESLFFVVVSATDRGVPRQRAYVNVKIQISRTPKFTSPSYAASIPENTAPGTEVVTVGASVIDGTRIGFFITNDQDSIFRIGRRTGIIEVNQPRLNYEKDKNYLLLVEARDDVTKRSVVVGVNITITDVNDNPPKFSRKQYTTNVREDVLIGTTILQVTASDDDSGMNGRVVYSIDSGNDKNSFMINGTTGEIVTVKTLDYENMKRHLLSVQATDQGSNSLKGFASVAIDVTDLNDNIPVFHTVNPLSIAVEENSEVGTQFYQVLAVDTDSGINRELTYSITGGSGENLFIIDHKSGYLRTNASFDYETKSFYFLLIKAVDSGSPPLSNEINITVYIKSVDEYEPAFLNSTYKFEVPGNAKIGDFVGQVSAVDKDGGEDGVVRYSFESSNAKVFGINATSGVIFVNKSLGEVESKRKRRSIERYEQGVGSRRVRRNTDLEIVSLKIRAHSGKSGSKFSTVNAEVAVDFACPGCIPGRVDTQSANALSPIIVLVITVSGIIFIVIVVVIAAIAIYKRNKRKRGRPSSRSGFDGSFDPISVYPSLNGNVNHVESSLDNVSTPRSASQERSPLNVPSDSPTRRTNSTDSPNSASSGRGSSDGVDFEVDHPATLAKGDLGSLHSENYVRTLIAPDSGIHQDSDQASQLTISDTSSVLQGEGLGVDKRQDKIDKILARLGSQESLHVFGEEGGGEADGGVEVGNLLYARLSEVDADEDESIIDGIRPFVDEGHDHPSYGGSLSSIVGSREELTGSYNWDYLLDWGPQFQPLADVFLEIGKMKDDSPPKKAMSLSLQSSRDLRNLPAGVVTTDMLSSISSLPRSPISPPSTRYTSPAFSPNFTPAITPLVTRSPSVSPLDTGTSTPAFTPASATPKSGSRPASMHVLQLRRESHDGSNSDLTHSPSISDNESNLEVDV; encoded by the exons ATGCTTGACAAGCAATTCTGTTCTTTCCCATACAGGAATGTTTGCGGACTCAAAACTTATCGCAGGTTATGGTACGCCGTGTTGCTTTGGACAACAGTTGTGTTTGATTTTCACCCTCATTGCACAAATGCATCATTAGTAAGCAGTTTCTTCATTTCAGAAGGCCTCCCAGTTGGATCTTTAGTCGGTAATTTACCTCATATCACCTTCGATAATGTGTTGGAAGTCACTCCTTCAGAAGGCACAAATGATTTCCAGGTTGATAAGTCGACAAGAATTATCACTACAAACATTATTTTAGATCGTGAAACCATCGCAAATTACCATATAACTTTATTGAAAAATGTTCCTTTTGCACTTTACTCAGTATATATAAATGTGACAGACTTAAACGACAATATTCCAACATTTCCTCAAGCTGTTTACCATTGGACACTCTTCGAAGGTTCTCCTGTGAAACGAACGCTTCAAGCAAACGATGGAGATTTCGGCGCGAATGCGACTGTTGGTTATTCAATTTTATCAGGAAACGTTGGAAATATGTTTATGCTTCGTGAATTCAGGGACAGGAAGGGACATTTATCCGCCGAGCTTGCTTTAGCAGCGGGTAAAGAACTCGATCGCGAGACGCGTGACTCGTATTTGTTGAACATTTCCGCCACGGACGGGGGCAACCCAGCTCAAATAGGCTCAACGTTACTCAACATTACAGTTGGTGATATAAATGATCATAAACCAGTGTTTTCAAATTCTTCGTATTCGGTAAATACGCTCGAAAATTCTCCGAGGGGAACAACGATTTTGCAAGTGTTTGCCACTGACAAAGATATTGGCAGCAATGCTGTTATTGAATATCGCGTCGAACATGGAAGCCATTCAGATCCGCTTTTCGCCTTCAGCGCCGATCCTAAAACTGGCGTTATTATCAACAACCATATTCTTGATTTTGAAGATCAACGTGTTTATAACATCTATGTGCGGGCAGAGAATCCTAACTCAGGCATGTTCACGTTGGCACGTGTAGCAATCCATGTGGTAGATCAGAATGACAACAAACCTACGATTAGTGTCCTATTTGAGCTCAGTGGAAGGTatcaagtttttgaaaatgCCCCTATTGGAACTGTAGTCGCACGAATTTACGTTTCTGACAAGGACTCTGGCAAAAATGGAGAGGTCGATGTGACATTGGAAGGTGGCAATGGTTATTTTAGTGCGAGGTCGGACCCTGCCAATAATGTTGACATAATTGCTGTGGCCAAGAACTTGGACCGAGAAACACAGGAAAGGTTCATTCTTAGGATTGTAGCGAAAGACAGAGGCCAACCCCAGCAAACTTCATATGATAGCTTTATCGCAAATGTCGGAGACATCAACGATAATTACCCAGTATTTGATCAAGCTGTTTATGGCGCGGTATTATCAGAAAATGTTACCATCGGCACACAAGTTGTGAGAGCAGAAGCCACTGATAGAGACCTGGCAACAAATGCTCAGCTTGTTTACAATATCAGCCACTCTTTGCCAACTGATTATTACAAAACATGGTTCCAAATAGATTCACAGACTGGTCAAATAAAAACTGCAGCACTTTTGGATcgtgagaaagttgaacaagtGGTGTTAAATTTAACCGTGAGTGATTTAGGTGTACCTCCCTTATCAGCAAACTGCATAGTGTTGATTAATATCACTGATGCCAATGATAACAACCCCTCATTCAGCAGAGCTGTATACTTTGCAACCATTGCTGAAAATAAACCAATTGGGACCTATGTTGAACAAGTTTCTGCGACAGACATTGATATTGGCCAGAACGGTGAAGTCCGATATTCTTTGGATAACCAACAAGGCAATGTTCCTTTTGATGTAGACTCTAGCACTGGAATTGTATCAACAGCAGGGTTAATTGACCATGAACTTCGTTCCTCTTACAACTTAAAAATTGTAGCGACAGATGGAGGAGGACGTGAAGCAAAATGTGATGTGAACGTCACTGTACAAGATGTGAATGATAATTTCCCTGTTATCGATCCATTGGCTTATGATGTTAAGGTGTATGAAAACTTGACTATCGGAGATGCTATAACAACTATCATAGCAAAAGATGATGACAGTGGTTTGTTTTCACGCCTGACTTTCAGTATTTCTTCAGGCAATGCTGATAGCATCTTTCATGTCAATCCATCCAGCGGGCTAGTCACGCTTCTTAAAGCTCTTGATAGGGAAGCGGATGACTTTCATCAGTTTAATGTGAGTGCTGAAGATGGTGGTGGATTAAAATCCAAAAATACAGCTCTTGTGCAAGTGACAGTTTTGGACATAAATGATGAACCTCCAATTTTTGAAGCATCTTCCTATAATTTCACTATTGTTGAAAATTCACCTGTAAATTCAATTCTGGGTTCAGTTTTTGCGTCAAGCAAAGATCTGGGAACAAATGCTGACATTTTTTACTCggtaaaaagtggtgacgcAGATAACATTTTTGCTATCAACTCCAGTGGAACAATCTTCACACAGAGAAACATTGATCATGAAAAAGATGCACTTTTGGTCCTCAATATTCAGGCAAAGGATGGTGGCAGTCCACCTTTGTATGGATTTGCCAATGTCACTGTTACAGTGATTGATCTAAATGACAACAGTCCTTCATTTCTCAGCAATGATATTGCCATCAACATTTTAGAAGATACCAAAGTTGGAGAAGTGTTTTACAATGTAAGTGCAAGTGATCGAGATAGCGGTTTGTTTGGGCAAGTACAGTACACACTGCTCTCCAACCCAAACAACACATTTCAGCTTGATCAGTACACAGGGGCTCTCTCTCTGACAGTTCCCATTGATTTTGAAGGACCACGGCATTACACAATACAAGTTTTAGCCCAAGATGGTGGTTCGCCTCCACTGAATGACACAGCTTCCTTTAAATTTACTGTAATTGATGTTAATGACCATGCACCAAAATTCTCAAACTCCACCTACTCAGTGCATGTCATGGAGGGGTCTGTTACAGGGAATATTCTCAATGTTGTGGCAACAGATGCAGATAGTGGGGACAATGCCAGAATCTCATACAGCTTTCAACCTGGAGTGGATAGAACTGTATTTGGTTTGAAACCAGATGGATGGATCTTCATCAAGCACACCTTGGACCGCGAGCGGCAGGCAGTTTATCGATTTGGTGTAACAGCGAGCGATCAGGGGAATCCTCCCAAGTCTTCCAAAGCGAATGTCGTGGTTCATGTCGATGATGCCAATGACAACGACCCCAAATTTTCACAAAATCAGTTCTTTTTCCCTGTCGCTGAAAATAAGAGCAATAGAACAAAGGTGGGTCAAGTGTCTGCAACAGACAGTGATGCAGGTCTCAATGCCAAGATAGTGTACAGCCTTGTATCCCAAAGCCCTCAGTTTGTGATCGATCCTGACACAGGGATTATAAGAACCAATCAAGTTCTTGATAGAGAGGTCCAGGCATCGTATGATTTGATGGTGGAGGCGCGTGACCAAGGTGCAAGTCCCAGAACTGATAAAAGCAAAGTGACTGTCGTAGTGAAAGATGTAAATGACAACAGTCCAACCTTTAGAAATCGTAGTTATTCCCAGGCAGTACCTGAGGACATCCCTTTGGGTTCTTTTGTCATCAGG gTTGTCGCGGACGATCCTGATTTTGGTAAAAATGGGGAAATCAGCTATAACTTAACAAGCGGGCATATAGTCGACAAAATCGCCATGTTTCGGATAGATAGGCGAACCGGTGAAATCACAACTGCTCAAAGACTTGATCGAGAGCAAATCCACCGCTACATTTTGTTCGTTGTGGCGGAAGATCACGGCACTCCGCCAAAAGATCACGTTGTTATCGTTTCTGTCGAAGTGTTAGATGCCAATGACAATCCACCACGTTTTGTGAATAACAGCTTCTTTGTGAACGTGGCGGAAAAACTTCCTGTTGGAACTGTCGTGACAACCGTGACAGCCAAGGACATTGACGCAGGGAACAACGGGCAGGTGCGTTACACTATTGATCAAGGTAACGCAGGCGGGAGCTTTGGTATCAACGACACTTCCGGTGTGATAACTCTGTTGAAGCAACTGGattatgaaaataaaaagaagtaCCAGTTGAGGGTCGAGGCGAGAGATCTGGGACAGAACAGCCGAAGGAGCTACTTGTTTGTCACGGTGTACGTGTTGGATTCCAACGATAATACGCCGATATTTGACAAGAATCCCGTGACAGTGGCCTTGCGGGAGGGTGTCCCTAACTACTTCAACGTGACGACCATCAAAGCTCACGATTACGACTCGGGGCAGAACAGTAGGATTTGGTATTCGGTCGATTCTCAATCGCCAGGGCCTCCGAAGTTTAAGGTCAACCGGGAGACGGGTGTGGTGCAAACAGTCGGGCCAATCGATCGTGAGTCGGTGGACGAGTACACGTTGACCATCCGAGCCACCGATCAAGCCTTCACGGAATCCGAGCGATTATCGAGCACGCTCACAGTCTTGATAATAGTGCTGGACATCAACGACAACAAGCCTGACTTTGTTTCGCCTGATCGTACGTTTGTTCTAGAAGACGAACCATTCGGTTACCCCATCATCACGATAACCTCCATTGATCGGGACCAAGGCAGCAATGCGGAGGTAAGGTACTCGATTGTACAAGGAAACAGTGGTATTTTTTCTCTCGACCCGAACTCTGGTCTGCTTAAGCTTCACGGCACATTGGACTACGAACGCAAACCCACTTACATCCTAAAAATATCGGCCACCGATTTAGGAACTCCGCCTCAAACATCCCACCAGACTCTCACCATAGATCTTGTagacgtcaacgacaacgccccACAGTTTAATCAAAGTCTTTTTCTTGGCAATGTCTACGAAAATGAACCAGTTGGTACCCCTGTGATGAACGTTACGGCTCATGATCCTGACAGTGGTTCAAACGGTGCCCTGAGCTACAACATCCCGAGGGGGGAGGTGATACCGCGGTTTGTTATTGATCCGAAGAGTGGGTTAATATCTACAAATTCCACTTTGGACCGCGAGGAGAAGGATGTGTATATTCTTACTGTTTCCGCCAGTGACAACGCGTTTCCTTTTCGTGTCGCCACTTGCACAGTCAAAATTACTGTCCTTGACACGAACGACCACTCTCCAGTTTTTAACCCCACGCGGTTGAATTTGACCGTGATGGAAAACCGGGCGCCGTTCATGTTTTACGTTATGTCGGCTCAAGATCCAGACGTTGGGCGAAACGGCCGGCTCAGGTATTCTTTGCGAAGTGGAAACGAAGACAACAAGTTTACTATCAGTGAGTTTACGGGAGAACTTTCCACGACAGCTGAACTCGACAGAGAGAAGACACCTCGCTACGATTTACATGTCGTAGCAAGCGACATCACACCTCCGTTTTACAACTCCAGCGCCCATGTGTCGGTTTTTGTTGGTGACGCAAACGATAACCGGCCCAGCTTCCTTCGAGCTTCTTATGATGTCAACATTCGGGAGCTTACTCCAATTAACACTGCCATTTTTAACGTCTCCGCCGTCGACAGGGACGTGGGGTTGAATGGGGAAGTCGTGTACTCTTTAAGTAATAAGACTTTTGGCATCTTCCGCGTCGACTCCAGGACTGGCGTGATCTACACCCAGCGGCAATTCGACTTCTCTGTGAAGCAGGCGTACACATTCAATTGTTACGCCACTGACCGAGGTGTGGTTCCCAGACGAGGCTCGACGGAAATAAGGGTTTTGGTAATTGATGAAAATAACCACGCACCCGTATTTCAACGACTTCCTTACAGCCAGCAAATCCAGCCCTCGTTTCCACAAGGGATGCGTGTATTAACAGTTAGTGCCACGGACCAAGATTCGCCATCGATCACTCAAATGAGCTACAGGCTCATCGGTAACTCTTCTTATTTTCTTCTTACAAGTTCAGGAGAGCTGCAAGTCAAACATGGCGTTTATTCGATACCAAATGGAACTTATGTTCTGAACATACTAGCAGATGACGGTGGCGGTCTCAGTGGACGGGGAGTTGCCGAGATAACCGTTGGCCCGAACATGGATAATCCGCCCGTGTTCGTGAACAGCACTCCAGCTAATGTTTCCATACCCGAGAATAGCCCGAATGACCACGAAGTCGCTCGAGTGATAGCCACGAGGTCCGGAAGTTCAAGTGGCATTGTTTACAGCATCATCAATGGCAACGACGGAAGCCCGTTCAAAATCAACCGGCAAAGTGGCGTTGTGACAGTTGCAAATACAGCACTACTCGACTTCGAGAGACTGCGTTATTTCCGCATTCAAGTCATTGCGTCACTTGAGAGCATCTTGTCACCCAATGCCTACTTGACACTCAACGTATATTTGCTGGATGTGAATGACAATAGGCCGTTGTTTAATCCTGCAGATATTTCCGTTCAACTCGCAGAAGATGACGCACTGCATTCAAGTGGCTTCAACGCCAGAACCGTTGTCATGGTTACAGCGACGGATCTAGACTCCGGTAGCAACCAACAAATAACATACGAGCTTGATTCAGGGAACGTGAACCAAAGATTCGCCATCGACTCAAAGACGGGTGTTATCACCACCACCAAACTCATTGACCGCGAAGTGCGTCCATTTTACCGCTTAGTTGTCAAGGCAACCGACCATGGAAACCCACCGTTGTCCAGTACGAGTGACGTGTCTGTCAACATTGTTGACGTCAATGATAACATCCCATCATTCTCTGGACCCTACACGGCAGAGGTTGTTGAAGACGTCAAAGTGGGATACGTAGTCAAACGAGTTGCGGCCTCGGACAGAGATGCGAGCCCAAACTTGGTGTATTCCTTCAGCAATGGTATGAGCAACAAAGATTTGTTCCACATCGATCGCTCTGCTGGTGTTGTCAGTGTGTCCGATTCCCTCGATTATGAGTTGACTAAGTCCTTTGTTTTGAACATCAACGTCACGGACGGAACGTACCAATCACAGACCACACTGACAGTGAATGTTAAAGACGTAAACGACAACGCCCCGAGATTCCTCAACAGCTCGTACCGGGCCACACTGTCCGAAGACTCAGCCGCTGGGGCTTTCATCTTGCGAGTCAGCGCGGTAGACAAGGATAGTGGCACCAATGGAGAAATCACTTATGCGTTTGTCACCGACGTTCCGCAATTCACAATCCATGCAGACACGGGGAGTATTCACACAGCACAGAAGATTGAAGTCGGCGCACAGGAATCGTTGTTCTTCGTCGTGGTGTCGGCAACTGATCGAGGTGTCCCTCGGCAAAGAGCGTACGTCAATGTTAAGATTCAAATCAGCCGAACCCCGAAGTTCACCTCGCCGTCATACGCGGCGAGCATTCCTGAGAACACGGCACCCGGCACGGAGGTTGTCACGGTGGGTGCTTCCGTCATCGATGGAACCAGGATTGGTTTTTTCATTACGAACGACCAAGACTCGATCTTCCGAATCGGACGAAGAACCGGGATCATAGAGGTGAACCAACCGCGTTTAAATTACGAAAAAGACAAGAATTATTTGTTGTTAGTGGAGGCGCGAGACGACGTCACGAAGAGGAGTGTCGTTGTTGGGGTCAACATAACTATCACCGATGTGAACGATAACCCGCCGAAATTCAGTCGAAAGCAATACACCACCAACGTCCGCGAAGACGTATTGATTGGAACGACGATTCTCCAAGTCACTGCCTCGGATGACGACTCTGGCATGAACGGGCGAGTGGTGTATTCCATCGACTCAGGAAATGATAAAAACTCTTTTATGATCAATGGAACAACTGGCGAGATAGTGACAGTCAAGACACTTGATTATGAGAACATGAAGCGTCATTTGCTTTCTGTGCAAGCGACAGACCAAG gTTCAAACTCACTCAAAGGGTTTGCATCTGTTGCCATCGACGTCACCGATTTAAATGATAACATACCAGTCTTTCACACCGTGAACCCATTAAGTATTGCAGTGGAAGAAAACTCAGAAGTGGGGACACAATTTTACCAAGTGCTGGCCGTTGACACCGACTCAGGAATAAACAGAGAACTTACTTACAGTATCACTGGGGGGAGTGGAGAAAACTTATTCATCATCGATCACAAGAGTGGCTATCTTCGTACCAATGCTAGTTTTGATTATGAAACAAAGTCGTTCTACTTCTTGTTAATTAAAGCTGTCGATTCAGGGAGCCCTCCATTGTCTAATGAAATTAACATTACTGTCTACATAAAGAGCGTAGACGAATATGAGCCTGCGTTTCTTAATTCCACCTACAAGTTTGAAGTCCCCGGCAACGCAAAAATTGGCGACTTCGTCGGTCAAGTAAGCGCTGTGGACAAGGACGGTGGCGAGGACGGTGTGGTACGGTACTCGTTCGAATCCAGCAACGCGAAAGTGTTTGGAATCAATGCAACCTCAGGCGTCATTTTCGTGAACAAGTCGCTTGGCGAAGTGGAAAGTAAGCGGAAACGAAGAAGTATCGAGCGCTACGAACAAGGTGTTGGGTCACGAAGAGTTAGACGAAACACCGATTTGGAAATTGTGTCGCTAAAAATACGGGCCCATAGCGGTAAGAGTGGCTCCAAGTTTAGCACCGTCAATGCGGAGGTTGCGGTCGATTTTGCATGTCCTGGGTGTATACCGGGAAGAGTTGACACACAATCCGCAAATGCTCTATCGCCTATCATCGTCCTGGTCATCACCGTGAGCGGAATTATTTTCATCGTTATTGTGGTTGTCATTGCGGCGATTGCGATTTACAAACGAAACAAGAGAAAACGAGGCCGGCCAAGTTCTCGTTCTGGCTTCGATGGTTCGTTTGATCCCATATCTGTGTATCCGTCCCTCAATGGAAATGTCAATCATGTGGAGTCGTCTCTTGATAATGTCTCAACTCCGCGAAGCGCGTCCCAAGAACGTTCTCCATTAAACGTGCCAAGTGATTCGCCCACGCGGCGAACTAATTCTACTGACTCGCCGAACAGTGCATCTAGCGGTCGAGGTTCTTCGGATGGCGTCGACTTTGAGGTCGATCATCCAGCGACGCTCGCGAAAGGAGACCTTGGCAGCTTGCACTCCGAGAATTACGTTAGAACTCTGATCGCTCCGGACTCTGGCATTCATCAAGATTCCGACCAAGCCTCTCAGCTTACCATCAGTGACACAAGCAGTGTGCTACAAGGCGAGGGACTTGGGGTCGATAAACGACAGGATAAAATCGACAAGATACTCGCTCGGCTCGGAAGTCAGGAAAGCCTTCACGTGTTCGGCGAGGAGGGCGGTGGCGAAGCCGACGGTGGAGTTGAGGTCGGAAATTTGTTGTACGCCAGGCTCTCCGAAGTTGACGCAGACGAAGATGAGTCGATCATCGACGGCATTCGGCCTTTCGTTGACGAAGGACACGATCATCCTTCCTACGGCGGCTCGTTGAGTTCGATCGTCGGAAGTCGCGAAGAGCTAACCGGAAGCTACAACTGGGACTATTTACTAGACTGGGGACCCCAGTTTCAACCGCTGGCTGACGTTTTCTTAGAAATCGGGAAAATGAAAGACGATTCTCCCCCTAAAAAGGCAATGAGTCTAAGCTTGCAATCCAGTCGCGACTTAAGAAACCTTCCTGCTGGGGTAGTAACAACAGACATGTTATCCTCCATTTCTTCTCTGCCTCGCTCTCCAATTAGCCCGCCTTCTACTCGGTACACTTCGCCCGCATTTTCGCCGAACTTTACCCCGGCGATTACACCTTTGGTGACCCGTTCGCCTTCCGTCTCGCCCCTAGACACTGGCACATCGACACCAGCATTTACGCCCGCCAGTGCCACGCCCAAGTCCGGATCGAGACCGGCCTCAATGCACGTTTTGCAGTTGAGGAGAGAATCTCACGATGGCTCGAACTCAGACCTGACACATTCACCTTCGATATCTGACAATGAGTCGAATCTAGAGGTCGATGTGtag